ACCCCGAACTGCCCGACGATCCGTACCCAGAGGTTCCAGTTCCAGCACCTCCAACCCCGGAGTTCAGTGAACCGGCTGATCCCAGGCCCCCTCCGCCTTGTAGACCTGCGGCCGCCTTCATCTGCTCAATCCGAGGATCGTAGATAAACTCCCACGTGTTGTACGACGTCTGCTCATTCAACACCTTGATCGAGGTGCCTTCCTTCGGAATTCCCACGCCGACGAAGGGCGCGCCGCCCCCCGAGAACCCGCCGGACGACTGGCTGGCGATCCCGGCGGCCGACCCTAGGGTGCTGTTAGCGCCCGTCCCAGTCGAGGCGGCTCCGGAGTTGTCCGTTGATCCTGTCGTCCCCGTTGTCCCCGTTGTCGTCGCCCCGCCCGGGCCTGACGCTCCAGCTCCCGCCGTGCTCCCCTGACTGCTTCCCAGACTCGTTCCGGCGGAGCTTGAGCCTCCCAGCGTAGCTCCGGAAGAGCCACCGTAGGCGCTCGACCCGCCCGGCGCCGATGAACCGAACGCGCTGCTAGTCGACGAGCCGAACGCGGAGTTCGAACCAGCAGCCCCTGCGCCGATACCTCCCGGCGAGGCCTGTCCCGCGGC
The Edaphobacter lichenicola genome window above contains:
- a CDS encoding type II secretion system protein: MKRLCSRLFLEGRIPRYLAQGPLSADERQAEQGFMLVGLIVAIFIILLVLSIAAPKMAQGLRREKEVEAVHRGNQYVRAIQLYYRKNNSYPGTMDALAKGTPVKYLRQEYVDPFTGKSDWRLIHVGEAKTTVKGFFGQPLTGLAPGLGAAAGQASPGGIGAGAAGSNSAFGSSTSSAFGSSAPGGSSAYGGSSGATLGGSSSAGTSLGSSQGSTAGAGASGPGGATTTGTTGTTGSTDNSGAASTGTGANSTLGSAAGIASQSSGGFSGGGAPFVGVGIPKEGTSIKVLNEQTSYNTWEFIYDPRIEQMKAAAGLQGGGGLGSAGSLNSGVGGAGTGTSGYGSSGSSGFGSSPSSGFGSSPSSGFGSSPSSGFGSSPTSGTQGSGTTTPTPPQQPQ